The Methanohalophilus portucalensis genome window below encodes:
- a CDS encoding nucleotidyltransferase family protein encodes MIKRDIILGRLDELLPELKKNYKVKEIGLFGSVVRNEYKTGSDIDFLVEFEKGADLFDLAALGIFLEDEFGSKVDIISKRAVRDELKSRIFSEVVYAHA; translated from the coding sequence ATGATCAAAAGGGATATTATTCTGGGAAGACTGGATGAGCTGCTTCCGGAATTGAAAAAGAACTATAAAGTAAAGGAAATAGGTCTTTTTGGGTCGGTAGTGAGGAATGAATACAAAACCGGCAGCGATATTGACTTCCTTGTTGAGTTTGAGAAAGGTGCGGACCTTTTTGATCTCGCAGCTCTTGGAATTTTTCTTGAAGACGAGTTCGGGTCAAAGGTAGATATCATCTCGAAACGTGCCGTAAGGGATGAATTGAAAAGCAGGATTTTTTCAGAAGTGGTTTATGCGCATGCATGA
- a CDS encoding LysE family translocator, translating to MMYEIAEFLITGILLGFAAGISPGPLMAITISESLQHGSKEGFKVAISPLITDLLIVSAVIYILMHFQQQNSVIALISLAGALYLTHLGIASLRTKNISIEVSNLKKESLKKGILANFLNPHPYLFWIAIGGPILFRAAEVDRLAQVMFVIGFYALLVGSKVVIALFVGKSRDFLKSKYYLHLFRSLGILYLLFALFFIQQGLVLLGLHIWR from the coding sequence ATGATGTATGAAATTGCAGAATTCCTGATAACAGGGATCCTTCTTGGTTTTGCTGCAGGTATTTCTCCGGGTCCCCTGATGGCCATAACAATATCCGAAAGCCTGCAACACGGGTCAAAAGAAGGCTTCAAGGTTGCTATTTCCCCCCTGATAACAGACTTGCTGATAGTATCAGCTGTAATTTACATACTAATGCATTTCCAGCAGCAAAATTCGGTGATCGCCCTTATCAGCCTGGCAGGAGCACTCTACCTGACGCATCTGGGTATTGCTTCTCTGAGGACCAAAAACATCAGTATCGAAGTAAGTAACCTGAAGAAGGAATCCCTGAAAAAAGGCATACTGGCAAATTTTCTGAATCCCCATCCCTACCTGTTCTGGATTGCAATCGGAGGACCCATTCTCTTCAGGGCTGCTGAGGTCGACAGGCTCGCACAGGTAATGTTTGTTATCGGATTCTATGCATTGCTTGTAGGTTCAAAAGTTGTGATTGCCCTGTTTGTAGGCAAAAGCAGGGATTTCCTGAAAAGCAAGTATTATCTTCATCTATTTCGAAGTCTGGGAATTCTGTATCTCCTCTTTGCATTGTTTTTCATACAACAGGGACTGGTATTGCTGGGATTGCATATCTGGCGGTAA